The proteins below come from a single Triticum aestivum cultivar Chinese Spring chromosome 5D, IWGSC CS RefSeq v2.1, whole genome shotgun sequence genomic window:
- the LOC123124814 gene encoding auxin-responsive protein SAUR76: MAKGGLSSKLKCMIRRWHSSSRISRTPSAVSHGGGEEEDPWGRGVGGGGGGAASFHGADGVPPGLHPVYVGKSRRRYLIAADLVCHPLFQNLVDRSGGGVGGDGAGGTIIGCEVVLFEHLLWMLENADPQPESLDELVEYYAC; this comes from the coding sequence ATGGCGAAGGGCGGGCTGAGCAGCAAGCTCAAGTGCATGATCAGGCGGTGGCACTCGTCGAGCCGGATCTCCCGCACGCCCTCGGCGGTGTcgcacggcggcggcgaggaggaggacccGTGGGGCCGCGGcgtcggcgggggcgggggcggcgcggcgTCGTTCCACGGCGCCGACGGCGTGCCCCCGGGCCTCCACCCGGTGTACGTCGGCAAGTCGCGCCGCCGCTACCTCATCGCCGCCGACCTCGTCTGCCACCCGCTGTTCCAGAACCTCGTGGaccgctcgggcggcggcgtgggcggcgacggcgccggcggcACCATCATCGGCTGCGAGGTGGTGCTGTTCGAGCACCTCCTCTGGATGCTGGAGAACGCGGACCCGCAGCCCGAGTCGCTGGACGAGCTCGTCGAGTACTACGCGTGTtga